Proteins from a single region of Haloplanus sp. GDY1:
- a CDS encoding PfkB family carbohydrate kinase: protein MGRVASLGSINVDRVVSATVGDLAAFAERFDWFPERGHTVRVETLPDDFDVDADEVRHGGKGANQAVAASRAGAETTMFGKVGRDHAAYGVLPALADDGVDADGVGTADAPTGTAYVFVEASGDNRIVVRPGANAAVDDSYVRGRYDAIVGADCLLLQNEIPVAPVAALLADLADEPDRPTVVLDPAPPEGVAPLLSCEAVDYCTPNAAEYAALDGALDGFGGVVVRKRGGDPVVVERAGERLFSVAPPTVDPVDTTGAGDALNGALAARLAAGDPLREAVAVATVAGSLATREAGARNGVPTLDGIRAFRESG, encoded by the coding sequence ATGGGTCGCGTGGCGAGTCTCGGAAGCATCAACGTGGACCGCGTCGTCTCGGCGACGGTCGGCGACCTGGCGGCGTTCGCCGAGCGGTTCGACTGGTTCCCGGAGCGCGGACACACCGTCCGGGTCGAGACGCTCCCCGACGACTTCGACGTCGACGCCGACGAGGTTCGCCACGGGGGGAAGGGAGCGAACCAGGCCGTCGCGGCGTCGCGTGCCGGCGCCGAGACGACGATGTTCGGCAAGGTCGGTCGGGATCACGCGGCGTACGGCGTGCTCCCGGCACTCGCCGACGACGGCGTCGACGCCGACGGCGTCGGGACGGCCGACGCGCCGACCGGGACGGCTTACGTGTTCGTCGAGGCGTCGGGCGACAACCGGATCGTCGTCCGCCCGGGCGCAAACGCGGCCGTCGACGACTCGTACGTCCGGGGACGGTACGACGCCATCGTCGGCGCCGACTGCCTCCTCCTGCAAAACGAGATTCCGGTCGCGCCGGTGGCGGCGCTGCTCGCCGACCTGGCGGACGAACCGGACCGGCCGACGGTGGTCCTCGACCCGGCGCCCCCCGAGGGGGTGGCGCCGCTGCTCTCCTGCGAGGCGGTGGATTACTGCACGCCGAACGCGGCCGAGTACGCGGCGCTCGACGGCGCTCTCGACGGCTTCGGTGGGGTCGTCGTTCGCAAGCGCGGCGGCGACCCGGTCGTCGTCGAGCGGGCGGGCGAGCGCCTGTTCTCGGTCGCGCCCCCGACGGTCGATCCGGTCGACACGACCGGCGCCGGCGACGCCCTGAACGGCGCGCTGGCGGCGCGACTCGCGGCGGGGGACCCGCTCCGCGAGGCGGTCGCAGTGGCGACGGTCGCCGGGTCGCTCGCCACCCGCGAGGCCGGTGCGCGGAACGGCGTGCCGACGCTCGACGGGATTCGGGCGTTCCGCGAGTCCGGCTGA
- a CDS encoding Hsp20/alpha crystallin family protein: MTRRNPFDDIEDLFERMQENFENAARMWDPEDLEGGLPRPAATGMSVDLEDTGEELVLTGDLPGFETEDIDVRVTERTLRIAAERDETTESEEGEYVRRERRHASVSRSIDLPASVDEEGITATYNNGVLTVRMPKAEPDSRGTRIDVN; the protein is encoded by the coding sequence ATGACCCGACGAAACCCGTTCGACGACATCGAGGACCTGTTCGAGCGAATGCAGGAGAACTTCGAGAACGCGGCGCGGATGTGGGACCCGGAGGACCTCGAAGGTGGGTTGCCGCGGCCGGCGGCGACGGGCATGAGCGTCGACCTCGAAGACACGGGGGAGGAACTCGTGTTGACGGGCGACCTGCCCGGCTTCGAGACCGAGGACATCGACGTGCGGGTGACCGAGCGGACGCTGCGGATCGCCGCCGAACGTGACGAGACGACCGAGTCCGAGGAGGGGGAGTACGTCCGGCGCGAGCGCCGCCACGCCTCCGTCTCGCGGTCGATCGACCTCCCCGCGTCCGTCGACGAGGAGGGGATCACCGCCACGTACAACAACGGGGTGTTGACGGTGCGGATGCCGAAGGCGGAGCCGGACTCGCGCGGCACTCGGATCGACGTGAACTGA
- a CDS encoding lipoyl domain-containing protein, whose amino-acid sequence MSGSDRVPVVADGDWSDDVDAEEGVVVNWFATEGRRVEAGESLCEIQIEKVSVDVLAPVAGELAEIARAEDAEFAVGDTLAWIAPD is encoded by the coding sequence ATGAGCGGGAGCGACCGCGTCCCCGTCGTCGCCGACGGCGACTGGAGCGACGACGTCGACGCCGAGGAGGGAGTCGTCGTCAACTGGTTCGCGACCGAGGGGCGCCGCGTCGAGGCGGGCGAGAGCCTCTGTGAGATACAGATCGAGAAGGTGAGCGTGGACGTCCTCGCGCCGGTTGCCGGGGAACTCGCCGAAATCGCCCGCGCGGAGGACGCGGAGTTCGCCGTCGGCGACACGCTCGCCTGGATCGCCCCCGACTGA
- a CDS encoding nitrous oxide reductase accessory protein NosL, translating to MTRHASAGPTRRRVLCCVAAAVSLAGCSGSTDRPAAVSLSGAGGCDQCGMVVDRQSGPSGQTYYREHSPEGHDPPARFCSTVCTFRHRFATERRGWRPRVTYLTDYSTVDYAVREANGDRVLSAHLDAEAFGATEELRVVAGSGVEGAMGPALVPFGDDGDAEAFAAAYGGEIVDAEGISRELVARG from the coding sequence ATGACGCGACACGCGTCCGCCGGGCCGACCCGGCGGCGAGTCCTGTGCTGCGTGGCGGCCGCCGTCTCCCTCGCGGGGTGTTCGGGGTCGACGGACCGGCCGGCCGCCGTCTCGCTTTCCGGCGCCGGCGGGTGCGACCAGTGCGGGATGGTCGTCGACCGCCAGTCCGGGCCGTCGGGACAGACCTACTACCGCGAGCACAGTCCCGAGGGCCACGACCCGCCGGCCCGCTTCTGCAGTACGGTCTGTACCTTCCGACATCGGTTCGCGACCGAGCGCCGCGGGTGGCGGCCGCGGGTCACCTACCTGACCGACTACTCGACGGTCGACTACGCGGTCCGCGAGGCGAACGGCGACCGCGTCCTCTCGGCCCACCTCGACGCCGAGGCGTTCGGAGCCACCGAGGAGTTGCGCGTGGTGGCCGGGTCGGGGGTGGAGGGAGCGATGGGGCCGGCGCTGGTGCCGTTCGGCGACGACGGCGACGCCGAGGCGTTCGCGGCGGCGTACGGGGGGGAGATCGTCGACGCCGAGGGGATCTCCCGCGAACTCGTGGCGCGTGGGTAG
- the cydB gene encoding cytochrome d ubiquinol oxidase subunit II has product MTSVDALSSGPLFGLPLPDLWFALLFFIFGTFLFLDGFDFGVGALFATREDEEIREQFLAAIGPFWDGNEVWLVVFGGVMFAAFPAVYANLFSRHYLLMFAILGGLILRGLAPEMYEQRHDERWQRWWGRSFVAGSVATPFLLGMFTANWLLGATALVTPAGLLAGLTVVALTVVDGVAFLRLKTRGDLRADLRADGHRALVAYLVLVVVTLAALYALAPDLRAAMRSPAVLGLVAATLLLAAGYAVATHRDRYYAAFVAAAGLVFALVAVIAVLLYPSVDPATGLTVEAAIVPTLSLNLMSIGAALLLPLVFAYFAVLYSAFSGPIEAGESY; this is encoded by the coding sequence ATGACTAGCGTCGACGCGCTGTCGAGCGGCCCGCTGTTCGGCCTGCCGCTCCCCGACCTCTGGTTCGCGCTCCTGTTTTTCATCTTCGGGACCTTCCTCTTTCTCGACGGCTTCGACTTCGGCGTCGGCGCGCTCTTCGCGACCCGCGAGGACGAGGAGATCCGCGAGCAGTTCCTCGCGGCCATCGGCCCCTTCTGGGACGGCAACGAGGTGTGGCTGGTGGTGTTCGGCGGCGTCATGTTCGCCGCCTTCCCGGCCGTCTACGCCAATCTGTTCAGTCGCCACTACCTGCTCATGTTCGCCATCCTCGGGGGACTGATCCTCCGCGGCCTCGCGCCCGAGATGTACGAACAGCGCCACGACGAGCGGTGGCAGAGGTGGTGGGGGCGTTCCTTCGTCGCGGGCAGCGTCGCCACTCCCTTCCTCCTCGGGATGTTCACCGCGAACTGGCTGCTCGGGGCGACGGCGCTCGTCACGCCCGCGGGCCTCCTCGCCGGCCTGACCGTCGTCGCGCTCACCGTCGTCGACGGGGTGGCGTTCCTGCGCCTGAAGACCCGCGGCGACCTGCGGGCGGACCTGCGGGCCGACGGCCACCGCGCGCTGGTGGCGTACCTGGTGCTGGTGGTCGTCACGCTCGCCGCGCTCTACGCCCTCGCGCCGGACCTGCGGGCGGCGATGCGGTCGCCGGCCGTGCTGGGACTGGTCGCCGCCACGCTCCTCCTCGCGGCCGGCTACGCCGTCGCGACACACCGGGATCGGTACTACGCCGCCTTCGTCGCCGCGGCCGGACTGGTCTTCGCGCTCGTCGCCGTGATCGCGGTTCTGCTCTACCCGTCGGTCGACCCCGCGACGGGACTGACCGTCGAGGCGGCCATCGTCCCGACGCTCTCGCTCAACCTCATGTCGATCGGGGCGGCGCTCCTGCTCCCCCTCGTGTTCGCCTACTTCGCCGTCCTCTACTCGGCGTTCAGCGGGCCGATCGAGGCGGGGGAGTCGTACTGA
- a CDS encoding thiamine pyrophosphate-dependent dehydrogenase E1 component subunit alpha — protein MYADMVTARYYEERLQEEYLEGKQPKFDISAGPIPGELHLAAGQEAAAAGVCAHLRDDDTVTAPHRPHHVAIAKGVDLKRMTAEIFGRETGLGSGKGGHMHLFDPEVNFACSGIIAQGCPPAAGAGLAAKKRNTDSVAVAYLGEGAIDQGGFLESLNFAAVHDLPVVFVVEDNDWAISMPQERVTDVESAASRAGGFEVAGVAVDHDDAVAVYEAAREAVGRARDGNGPTILSVQVHRRMGHFMGDPESYRPDEDREAATERDSIERLAADLRAEGVDDEALAAIRAEAHDRVDEAIEWAKGEPNPDPEAAYEDAFVNPASGVTDTEPDFDLAETGGEER, from the coding sequence ATGTACGCGGACATGGTGACCGCCCGCTACTACGAGGAGCGGCTTCAGGAGGAGTATCTGGAGGGAAAGCAACCGAAGTTCGACATCTCGGCCGGGCCGATACCGGGTGAACTCCACCTCGCGGCGGGACAGGAGGCGGCCGCGGCGGGGGTCTGTGCGCACCTGCGCGACGACGACACCGTCACCGCCCCCCACCGCCCCCACCACGTCGCCATCGCGAAGGGTGTCGACCTGAAGCGGATGACGGCCGAGATCTTCGGCCGCGAGACGGGGCTCGGTTCGGGGAAGGGCGGCCACATGCACCTCTTCGACCCCGAAGTCAACTTCGCCTGCAGCGGGATCATCGCGCAGGGGTGTCCGCCGGCGGCCGGTGCCGGTCTCGCGGCGAAGAAGCGCAACACCGACAGCGTCGCCGTCGCCTACCTCGGCGAGGGCGCGATCGATCAGGGCGGGTTCCTGGAGTCGCTGAACTTCGCGGCCGTCCACGACCTGCCCGTGGTCTTCGTCGTCGAGGACAACGACTGGGCGATCAGCATGCCCCAGGAGCGCGTCACGGACGTCGAGAGCGCCGCGTCCCGGGCGGGCGGGTTCGAGGTGGCCGGCGTCGCCGTCGACCACGACGACGCCGTCGCCGTCTACGAGGCCGCTCGGGAGGCTGTCGGGCGCGCCCGCGACGGGAACGGTCCGACGATCCTCTCGGTCCAGGTCCACCGCCGGATGGGTCACTTCATGGGCGACCCCGAGAGCTACCGGCCCGACGAGGACCGCGAGGCGGCGACCGAGCGCGACTCCATCGAGCGACTGGCGGCCGACCTGCGGGCCGAGGGCGTCGACGACGAGGCCCTCGCGGCCATCCGGGCGGAGGCCCACGACCGAGTGGACGAGGCCATCGAGTGGGCGAAGGGGGAACCGAACCCCGACCCCGAGGCCGCCTACGAGGACGCCTTCGTCAACCCCGCCTCGGGCGTGACCGACACGGAACCCGACTTCGACCTGGCGGAGACGGGGGGTGAGGAGCGGTGA
- a CDS encoding winged helix-turn-helix transcriptional regulator, translating to MTDVRRRVRDHVRRNPGVHFNQLVRNLDIATGQAQYHLRRLGRSGDVVAERIRGRTHYFDTEYDAWERRVLSLYRRETARELITHLVEDGRLPASTLADRLDLARSTVSWHVDTLEDAGVVERSYGDRGRVEVSLTRPSETVALLQAVTPSLSDRLVDRFMRLVDAGLHGAEAED from the coding sequence ATGACCGACGTCCGCCGACGGGTCCGCGACCACGTCCGGCGCAATCCCGGCGTGCACTTCAACCAACTCGTACGGAACCTGGACATCGCGACCGGGCAGGCGCAGTACCACCTCCGACGGCTCGGCCGGAGCGGCGACGTCGTCGCCGAGCGCATCCGGGGACGCACCCACTACTTCGACACCGAGTACGACGCCTGGGAGCGACGGGTGCTCTCGCTGTATCGCCGCGAGACGGCGCGCGAACTCATCACCCATCTCGTCGAGGACGGACGGCTCCCGGCGTCGACGCTCGCGGACCGACTCGACCTGGCGCGCAGCACCGTCTCCTGGCACGTCGACACGCTCGAAGACGCCGGGGTCGTCGAGCGGTCCTACGGCGACCGTGGACGGGTCGAGGTGTCGCTCACGCGCCCGTCGGAGACGGTGGCGCTCCTCCAGGCGGTCACGCCGTCGCTCTCGGACCGCCTCGTCGACCGGTTCATGCGCTTGGTCGACGCCGGTCTCCACGGCGCCGAGGCCGAGGACTGA
- a CDS encoding DUF7471 family protein, which yields MVLPTGNWLGTGEALALLVVLGLTTAGTLSLFAVALVAARRRRSRSYTLLTVAIGLLVVRSIVGIGTVLGRIPMVVHHLVEHTTDLAIAVLILTAAYLVTGGGGPSR from the coding sequence ATGGTCCTTCCGACGGGGAACTGGCTGGGGACGGGCGAAGCACTCGCGTTGCTCGTCGTCCTCGGGCTCACGACGGCTGGCACGCTCTCGCTGTTCGCCGTCGCGCTGGTGGCGGCGCGACGCCGCCGGTCGCGGTCGTACACCCTGCTGACGGTGGCCATCGGGCTGCTCGTCGTCCGATCGATCGTCGGGATCGGGACGGTCCTCGGGCGGATCCCGATGGTCGTCCACCACCTCGTCGAACACACGACCGACCTCGCCATCGCCGTGTTGATCCTGACGGCCGCGTACCTCGTCACCGGGGGCGGCGGTCCCTCTCGATGA
- a CDS encoding universal stress protein — protein sequence MSILAAVDDADESRVVQRGYELAQAFGEELVVLNVQPETEAVSAAEEIATNAIRLALDDPENVTAAGALGDPAARILREAEDRDASYIVLGPRKQTPIGKALMGSVSQLVLLNADCTVAFVSEE from the coding sequence ATGTCAATCCTGGCTGCCGTCGACGACGCGGACGAGTCCCGTGTGGTACAGCGTGGCTACGAACTCGCACAGGCGTTCGGAGAGGAACTGGTCGTGCTCAACGTCCAGCCGGAGACCGAGGCGGTGTCGGCCGCGGAGGAAATCGCCACCAACGCGATCCGCCTGGCGCTCGACGACCCCGAGAACGTCACCGCCGCGGGGGCGCTGGGGGATCCGGCCGCGCGCATTCTCCGCGAGGCCGAGGACCGAGACGCCAGTTACATCGTCCTCGGGCCGCGGAAACAGACGCCGATCGGCAAGGCGCTGATGGGCAGCGTCTCGCAGCTCGTCCTGTTGAACGCGGACTGCACCGTCGCGTTCGTCTCCGAGGAGTAG
- a CDS encoding ABC transporter permease subunit encodes MTGPLGAFWAVFAREVRAASRSPTYALLGLAVTLVVFGVALAGDGPSAGYVPTVVDVLLIVEVLVPAVAFAVGYRAVADDAERGRLEVLATYPLPAPSYVGGVYAGRAVALLAVVLVPLAALGLHVATTAAPSTTVFATHRGVDSPLLFVRFLALTAALALVALALAVALSSVAGSRRRAILLALVGLLVVVVGADVAVFGAVTGDVGVGLDALLALSPSSAYRGLVFETVLYVAFTGRSAFVSVPAAVGSLCVWGVGSLAVATLAVRTGRR; translated from the coding sequence ATGACCGGTCCGCTCGGCGCGTTCTGGGCGGTGTTCGCCCGCGAGGTGCGCGCGGCGTCGCGCAGCCCGACCTACGCCCTCCTCGGACTGGCCGTGACGCTCGTCGTCTTCGGCGTGGCTCTCGCGGGCGACGGCCCCTCGGCGGGCTACGTCCCGACGGTCGTCGACGTGTTGCTGATCGTCGAGGTGCTGGTGCCCGCCGTCGCGTTCGCCGTCGGCTACCGGGCCGTCGCGGACGACGCCGAGCGGGGACGGCTGGAGGTGCTGGCCACCTACCCGCTCCCCGCGCCGTCGTACGTCGGCGGCGTCTACGCCGGTCGCGCGGTGGCGCTTCTGGCGGTCGTGCTGGTTCCGCTGGCGGCGCTCGGCCTCCACGTCGCGACGACGGCCGCCCCCTCGACGACCGTCTTCGCCACGCACCGCGGCGTCGACTCGCCGCTCCTGTTCGTCCGCTTTCTGGCGCTGACGGCGGCGCTCGCGCTCGTCGCCCTCGCCCTCGCCGTCGCGCTCTCGTCGGTCGCCGGGTCGCGGCGGCGGGCCATCCTCCTCGCGCTCGTCGGTCTGCTGGTCGTGGTCGTCGGCGCCGACGTCGCCGTCTTCGGCGCCGTGACGGGCGACGTCGGCGTGGGGCTCGACGCCCTGCTCGCGCTCTCGCCGTCGAGCGCCTACCGTGGGCTGGTCTTCGAGACGGTGCTCTACGTTGCCTTCACCGGTCGCTCCGCGTTCGTCTCGGTGCCGGCCGCGGTCGGGAGCCTCTGCGTCTGGGGCGTCGGCTCCCTGGCCGTCGCGACGCTCGCCGTCCGGACGGGACGCCGGTGA
- a CDS encoding cytochrome ubiquinol oxidase subunit I, which produces MVDPVTASRLQFALTTIVHIVFPVVSMGLAPFLVYFTWKDIRTGKPIYEQLRRFWTRIFAVSFVVGTVTGIVLEFEFGTNFAAFATTAGPLFGGPLAVEGMMAFMLEATFLGVFVYGRERVGDALYMVSAVAVGLGTWLSAVWILIANSWMQTPRGFEMVVENGHRVVHLTDPVAAYLNPRFFWMFVHMQNAAVESVALAICGLSAYFVFRHHVWDRPVEHAEFWETTLKIGLVALLITAPLQVIHGDMYARHVYETQPQKFAAMEAVWETDSYVPEYIVAVPTSVENLVDPRAKEIFGIGIPGGASWLASGGNPQATIRGLEEFEGPQPPVAIVFWAFRMMVALGFWFVLLAFWGGYRWYRGELLEDDLLHKALMASAPLGVFAVEVGWIVTEVGRQPWIIQGVMKTSAGVSPGLTGAEATATLVGFAGLYLGLLALYGYVVTRIVRAGPPDGADLRATDRTESSTGATADD; this is translated from the coding sequence ATGGTAGACCCAGTCACTGCAAGCCGGCTCCAGTTCGCCCTCACGACCATCGTCCACATCGTCTTCCCCGTGGTGAGCATGGGGCTCGCGCCCTTTCTCGTCTACTTCACCTGGAAGGACATCCGGACGGGGAAGCCGATATACGAGCAGTTGCGTCGGTTCTGGACCCGCATCTTCGCCGTGAGTTTCGTCGTCGGGACGGTGACCGGCATCGTCCTCGAGTTCGAGTTCGGCACCAACTTCGCCGCCTTCGCGACGACGGCCGGGCCGCTGTTCGGCGGCCCACTCGCCGTCGAGGGGATGATGGCGTTCATGCTGGAGGCCACCTTCCTCGGGGTCTTCGTCTACGGCCGGGAGCGCGTCGGCGACGCGCTCTACATGGTGTCGGCCGTCGCCGTCGGCCTCGGCACCTGGCTCTCGGCCGTCTGGATCCTGATCGCCAACTCGTGGATGCAGACCCCGCGGGGGTTCGAGATGGTCGTCGAGAACGGTCACCGGGTGGTCCACCTGACCGACCCGGTCGCCGCCTACCTCAACCCCCGATTTTTCTGGATGTTCGTCCACATGCAGAACGCGGCCGTCGAGTCCGTCGCCCTCGCCATCTGCGGGCTGAGCGCCTACTTCGTCTTCCGGCATCACGTCTGGGATCGCCCGGTCGAACACGCCGAGTTCTGGGAGACGACGCTCAAGATCGGCCTCGTCGCCCTCCTGATCACGGCGCCGCTGCAGGTGATCCACGGCGACATGTACGCACGCCACGTCTACGAGACCCAGCCCCAGAAGTTCGCGGCGATGGAGGCCGTCTGGGAGACGGACAGTTATGTCCCCGAGTACATCGTCGCCGTCCCGACGAGCGTCGAGAACCTGGTCGACCCGCGAGCGAAGGAGATATTCGGCATCGGCATCCCGGGCGGGGCGTCGTGGCTGGCGAGCGGCGGGAACCCACAGGCGACCATCCGCGGCCTAGAGGAGTTCGAGGGACCACAGCCACCCGTCGCGATCGTCTTCTGGGCGTTCCGCATGATGGTCGCGCTCGGGTTCTGGTTCGTCCTCCTCGCGTTCTGGGGCGGCTACCGCTGGTACAGGGGCGAACTCCTCGAAGACGACCTGTTGCACAAGGCGCTGATGGCCTCGGCACCGCTCGGCGTCTTCGCCGTCGAGGTGGGGTGGATCGTCACCGAGGTCGGTCGCCAGCCGTGGATCATCCAGGGGGTCATGAAGACGAGTGCGGGCGTCTCGCCCGGCCTCACCGGCGCCGAGGCGACGGCGACGCTCGTCGGCTTCGCGGGGCTGTATCTCGGCTTGCTCGCCCTCTATGGCTACGTGGTCACGCGCATCGTCCGCGCCGGGCCGCCCGACGGTGCGGACCTCCGGGCGACCGACCGAACGGAGTCGTCGACGGGAGCGACCGCCGATGACTAG
- a CDS encoding phosphoribosyltransferase — protein sequence MTTDADGGRFADRTEAGRRLATELRNRGVEADVVLAIPRGGLPLGRAVADALDATLDVVAASKIGAPGNPEYAIGAVGSDGSAWLDEDVIDRLGVSDAYVEREREREARAAREKASRYRSDRPAPDLTGRSVVVVDDGAATGATAIAALRLVRARDAARVVLAIPVAPPDTVERLEREADAVICLETPADFRAVGGFYDRFDQVSDEEAMAYLDDGP from the coding sequence ATGACCACCGACGCCGACGGCGGCCGGTTCGCGGATCGCACCGAGGCGGGCCGACGGCTGGCGACCGAACTCCGGAATCGGGGGGTCGAGGCCGACGTCGTCCTCGCGATTCCGCGGGGCGGGTTGCCGCTCGGGCGGGCCGTGGCCGACGCCCTCGACGCGACGCTCGACGTCGTTGCCGCCTCGAAGATCGGTGCCCCCGGCAACCCGGAGTACGCCATCGGCGCCGTCGGCAGCGACGGGAGCGCGTGGCTCGACGAGGACGTCATCGACCGTCTCGGCGTGAGCGACGCGTACGTCGAACGCGAGCGCGAACGGGAGGCCCGGGCGGCCCGCGAGAAGGCGTCGCGCTACCGGAGCGACCGGCCGGCGCCCGACCTGACCGGACGGTCGGTCGTCGTGGTCGACGACGGCGCCGCGACGGGGGCGACCGCCATCGCCGCGCTCCGCCTCGTGCGAGCGAGGGACGCGGCGCGGGTCGTCCTCGCGATACCCGTCGCGCCACCCGACACGGTGGAGCGACTCGAACGCGAGGCGGACGCCGTGATCTGCCTCGAAACGCCCGCCGACTTCCGGGCGGTCGGCGGGTTCTACGACCGGTTCGACCAGGTGAGCGACGAGGAGGCGATGGCGTATCTCGACGACGGCCCCTGA
- a CDS encoding 2-oxo acid dehydrogenase subunit E2, with translation MPGSDEGDGPAPRTLREERTPSPMRRTIAERLAESYREAVHVTASREVDAETLAGTADRAGEGVAITDVVIRALSAALDAHPSFNATFEDGRHRLYEEHNVGVAVAVDDGLVAPVLADVGSKSLAEVARERRRLTDAVQAGEHSMADLRGGTITLSNLGPLGVDSFTPIINPPEVAILGLSRLRERARPDGGGGVTFRQEVRFDLSFDHRVVDGADAARFLGTLAERIEVADRYLDG, from the coding sequence ATGCCCGGGTCCGACGAAGGCGACGGCCCGGCGCCGCGCACGCTCCGCGAGGAGCGCACGCCGAGCCCGATGCGACGGACCATCGCCGAGCGACTGGCCGAGAGCTACCGCGAGGCCGTCCACGTCACCGCGAGCCGCGAGGTGGACGCCGAGACGCTCGCCGGGACGGCGGACCGCGCCGGCGAGGGCGTCGCCATCACCGACGTGGTGATCCGTGCCCTCTCGGCGGCGCTGGACGCCCACCCGTCGTTCAACGCGACCTTCGAGGACGGCCGCCACCGACTCTACGAGGAGCACAACGTCGGCGTCGCCGTCGCCGTCGACGACGGCCTCGTCGCGCCGGTACTCGCGGACGTGGGGTCGAAGTCGCTCGCCGAGGTGGCGCGGGAGCGCCGCCGACTGACCGACGCCGTGCAGGCCGGCGAGCACTCGATGGCCGACCTCCGGGGCGGGACGATCACCCTGTCGAACCTCGGCCCCCTCGGCGTGGACTCCTTCACCCCGATCATCAACCCGCCGGAGGTGGCCATCCTGGGGCTGAGCCGCCTCCGGGAGCGCGCCCGCCCGGACGGGGGAGGGGGCGTCACCTTCCGCCAGGAGGTCAGGTTCGACCTGAGCTTCGACCACCGCGTCGTCGACGGCGCCGACGCGGCGCGGTTCCTCGGGACGCTCGCCGAGCGTATCGAGGTCGCCGACCGCTACCTCGACGGGTAG
- a CDS encoding alpha-ketoacid dehydrogenase subunit beta, whose product MSRAIVEAIGTEMRENEEVFYMGEDVADYGGIFDSTQGLLEEFGHDRIVDVPISETAYLGAAVGAAQQGMRPIAELMFVDFFGVAMDQIYNNMAKNTYMSGGAVNVPMVMTTAVGGTYNDAAQHSQTLYGTFAHLPGMKVVVPATAYDAKGLMHNAIRDDDPVVYMYHKRLMGLGWLPAPDGPKTPVPETDYTIPFGRADVKREGSDATVVTLGLHVHRALDAAAALAEDGIEAEVIDLRTLVPLDRETVIESVRKTGRLVVVDEDYRSFGLTGEIVASVTDEALDALEAVERVALPDVPIPYARSLETEVIPGATDIEAAVRATR is encoded by the coding sequence ATGAGTCGCGCCATCGTCGAGGCCATCGGGACCGAGATGCGCGAGAACGAGGAGGTGTTCTACATGGGCGAGGACGTGGCCGACTACGGCGGCATCTTCGACAGCACCCAGGGGCTCCTCGAGGAGTTCGGCCACGACCGGATCGTGGACGTGCCGATCAGCGAGACGGCCTACCTCGGCGCGGCCGTCGGCGCCGCCCAGCAGGGGATGCGCCCCATCGCGGAACTCATGTTCGTCGACTTCTTCGGCGTCGCGATGGATCAGATCTACAACAACATGGCGAAGAACACGTACATGAGCGGCGGCGCGGTGAACGTGCCGATGGTCATGACGACCGCCGTCGGCGGCACGTACAACGACGCCGCCCAGCACTCCCAGACCCTCTACGGCACCTTCGCCCACCTCCCGGGGATGAAGGTGGTCGTCCCCGCCACCGCCTACGACGCCAAGGGACTGATGCACAACGCCATCCGGGACGACGACCCGGTGGTGTACATGTACCACAAGCGCCTGATGGGCCTCGGGTGGCTGCCCGCGCCGGACGGCCCGAAGACGCCCGTCCCCGAGACGGACTACACCATCCCCTTCGGCCGCGCCGACGTGAAACGCGAGGGATCCGACGCCACCGTCGTGACCCTCGGCCTACACGTCCACCGGGCGCTCGACGCCGCCGCCGCCCTCGCCGAGGACGGCATCGAGGCCGAGGTGATCGACCTCCGGACGCTCGTGCCGCTGGACCGGGAGACGGTCATCGAGTCGGTGCGGAAGACCGGGCGACTGGTCGTCGTCGACGAGGACTACCGCTCGTTCGGGCTGACGGGCGAAATCGTCGCGAGCGTGACGGACGAGGCCCTCGACGCGCTGGAGGCGGTCGAGCGGGTGGCGCTCCCGGACGTGCCGATCCCCTACGCGCGGTCGCTGGAGACGGAGGTGATTCCGGGCGCGACGGACATCGAGGCCGCGGTCCGGGCGACCCGATGA